A single Leptolyngbya sp. FACHB-261 DNA region contains:
- a CDS encoding aminotransferase class V-fold PLP-dependent enzyme, which yields MSFDLQRARQETPGCNNVLHFNNAGAALMPQPVLDATIEHLQLEATIGGYEAAAQAQAKVERVYEAAATLIQCHPAEIAIIENATRAWDMAFYSLKFGPGDRILTAVAEYASNYIALLQMAHQTGAMIETIPNDEQGQLSVEALRNMLDERVKLIAITHVPTNGGLVNPAAAVGAIAREAGVFYLLDACQALGQLPIDVNAIGCDFLSATGRKYLRGPRGTGLLYVRRDLIEQLEPPFLDLHAAEWVASERYELRPDARRFENWETNYAGKIGLGVAIDYALAWGLDNTWQRIATLAESLRAQLTELPGVTVQDLGQERCGIVTFTAASLSPEAIKQALTAYNINVSVSPLVYTRLDMQARGLNNLVRASVHYYNSEAEVQQFCETLAEIL from the coding sequence GCTAATGCCACAGCCTGTTCTTGATGCCACCATTGAACATTTGCAATTAGAGGCGACGATCGGCGGTTATGAGGCAGCGGCCCAAGCTCAAGCCAAAGTGGAGCGCGTCTATGAGGCTGCCGCAACCCTAATCCAGTGCCATCCAGCTGAAATTGCGATCATTGAGAATGCGACTCGCGCCTGGGACATGGCATTTTATTCGCTTAAGTTTGGTCCTGGTGACCGCATTCTAACGGCAGTGGCAGAGTATGCCAGTAACTACATTGCGCTGCTGCAAATGGCTCATCAAACGGGCGCAATGATCGAAACTATTCCTAATGACGAACAGGGTCAGCTCTCGGTCGAAGCCCTACGCAATATGCTCGACGAACGGGTGAAACTGATTGCGATCACCCATGTGCCAACCAACGGTGGTTTAGTCAATCCAGCTGCAGCCGTGGGAGCAATTGCCCGTGAAGCTGGAGTCTTCTATCTGCTTGATGCCTGTCAAGCGCTGGGGCAACTGCCAATCGATGTCAATGCCATTGGCTGCGACTTTCTCTCAGCAACTGGGCGCAAATATCTGCGCGGTCCTCGCGGCACCGGCCTGCTCTATGTCCGACGCGATCTGATCGAACAATTGGAGCCGCCATTTCTCGATCTCCATGCTGCTGAATGGGTGGCTTCAGAACGCTATGAACTGCGGCCAGATGCTCGCCGCTTCGAGAATTGGGAAACCAACTATGCTGGCAAAATTGGCCTGGGTGTCGCCATTGATTATGCTCTCGCTTGGGGGCTAGATAACACTTGGCAGCGCATTGCAACTCTGGCCGAAAGCCTGCGCGCGCAGCTGACAGAACTGCCTGGGGTTACAGTTCAAGACTTGGGCCAAGAGCGCTGCGGCATCGTCACCTTTACCGCTGCCAGCCTGAGCCCAGAAGCCATTAAACAAGCCCTGACAGCATACAACATTAATGTCTCAGTTTCGCCTCTGGTTTATACTCGGCTAGATATGCAAGCTCGCGGGCTTAATAACTTAGTGCGGGCTTCGGTTCACTACTACAACAGCGAAGCGGAAGTACAGCAGTTTTGCGAAACTCTAGCCGAGATTTTGTAA